A genomic window from Glycine max cultivar Williams 82 chromosome 17, Glycine_max_v4.0, whole genome shotgun sequence includes:
- the LOC100499959 gene encoding 50S ribosomal protein L31, chloroplastic-like has translation MAQCVTKNTFVQGKPFLPVPAAPTKNVRRVVQCGVWCRKKEIHPQFHEEAKVYCNGELVLTTGGTQKEYVVDVWSGNHPFYLGSRSASMVSDDQVEKFRKKFGELKEIMEIPVLKGEIVIPSRRKGVSKGGKKK, from the exons ATGGCGCAGTGTGTGACCAAAAACACATTCGTGCAAGGAAAACCCTTCCTTCCAGTTCCAGCAGCTCCCACTAAAAAT GTTCGGAGAGTGGTTCAGTGCGGTGTGTGGTGCAGGAAGAAGGAGATACACCCGCAATTCCACGAGGAAGCGAAGGTGTACTGCAACGGGGAGCTGGTGCTGACGACAGGTGGGACCCAGAAGGAGTACGTGGTCGACGTGTGGTCGGGGAACCACCCTTTCTACCTCGGAAGCCGGTCGGCGTCTATGGTCAGCGACGACCAGGTCGAGAAGTTCCGCAAGAAGTTCGGAGAGCTAAAAGAGATCATGGAGATTCCTGTTCTCAAGGGAGAGATTGTTATCCCCTCAAGACGCAAGGGCGTTTCCAAAGGAggcaagaaaaaataa
- the LOC100819585 gene encoding probable jasmonic acid carboxyl methyltransferase 2: MQTTTRRKEMETLEVLHMNKGAGQTSYAMNSSVQNTIISCAEPARKKALVQILCSSNWPEKMGIADLGCSSGPNALRVISEILDGVYATTCLLNRPAPELVVYLNDLFTNDFNNIFGSLPSFYRKQKQEKGSGFGSYFVSAVPGSFYGRLFPSKSLHFAHSSSSLHWLSRVPSGLENGSGRALNKRKIYLSKSSPKCVLDAYSQQFKNDFSVFLASRSQEMVAGGRMVLSLMGRESMDPTTDHSCYQWELLARSLMSMVSEGLLEEEKVDSFDAPYYAPCLEEMKMEIQKEGSFIVTEHEAYEIDWDAGMELQSDSPTTGTPLTSGERVARSIRAVVESMLESHFGCHIMDELFRRYAQMVEDHLSKTRTKYINLVISLVKQG, encoded by the exons ATGCAAACAACAACTCGAAGGAAAGAAATGGAAACGTTGGAAGTACTTCACATGAACAAAGGCGCAGGCCAAACTAGCTATGCCATGAACTCTTCCGTTCAG AATACGATAATCTCTTGCGCGGAGCCAGCAAGAAAGAAAGCTCTTGTGCAAATTCTTTGCTCAAGTAATTGGCCTGAGAAGATGGGAATTGCGGACTTGGGTTGTTCCTCAGGACCAAATGCCTTAAGGGTCATTTCGGAGATATTGGATGGTGTGTATGCCACCACATGCCTCTTGAATCGCCCTGCGCCAGAGTTGGTGGTGTATTTGAATGACCTTTTCACCAAtgacttcaacaacatctttgGCTCATTGCCATCTTTCTACAGAAAACAGAAGCAAGAAAAGGGTAGTGGGTTTGGATCATATTTTGTTTCAGCAGTCCCTGGCTCTTTCTATGGTAGGCTTTTCCCTAGCAAAAGCCTCCACTTTGCGCACTCTTCTTCTAGCCTCCATTGGCTTTCTCGG GTTCCTAGTGGGTTAGAGAATGGTAGTGGGAGAGCATTGAACAAGCGAAAGATCTACTTATCAAAGAGCAGTCCAAAGTGCGTGCTAGATGCTTATTCTCAGCAATTCAAAAACGATTTTTCAGTGTTTCTTGCTTCACGTTCCCAAGAAATGGTAGCGGGGGGACGCATGGTCTTGTCTCTTATGGGCAGAGAATCCATGGACCCAACCACTGACCATAGTTGCTATCAGTGGGAACTCTTAGCACGATCCCTCATGAGCATGGTTTCTGAG GGTCTTTTAGAAGAGGAAAAGGTGGATTCTTTTGACGCTCCATACTATGCACCATGCTTGGAGGAAATGAAAATGGAGATTCAAAAGGAAGGGTCATTTATTGTGACTGAGCATGAAGCTTATGAAATCGATTGGGATGCTGGAATGGAATTGCAAAGTGATTCCCCAACAACAGGTACGCCATTAACGAGTGGAGAACGAGTTGCAAGGAGCATTAGGGCTGTGGTTGAATCCATGTTGGAATCTCATTTCGGGTGCCACATAATGGATGAGCTGTTTCGAAGGTACGCACAAATGGTAGAGGACCACTTATCAAAGACTAGGACCAAATacattaatttggtcatttctcTCGTCAAGCAAGGTTGA